A region of the Homalodisca vitripennis isolate AUS2020 unplaced genomic scaffold, UT_GWSS_2.1 ScUCBcl_10151;HRSCAF=18903, whole genome shotgun sequence genome:
gactgccctgcaatagcaaCCAAGTGAGCGGTACGCCATCTATGATAGTTGGGATAAGGGTGTCGAATTTctccaggaggacctgatcggttATTTTCGGCGGCTTTTTAGAACTACTGTAATCGCAGACTGGTCGGTCTCATGGTGTGCTTCCCGAGTGTGCCAAAGGCCATAGAGGCTTAAGTGCATGACAATAGGCCAGGCGCTCATAAAAGAAGAAGAAGCTAATTTGCACTGAGCTGCAGTCGGATAAACATGGTCACCTCTATTGATTCTCCTAATTCAGTAGAACCAACTTACTGTAAAGGGGGTGgctatttacaaacaaaacagatttgaaaacaaaatcaatCAGCAGGCCTGGATATTGAAAAGCTTAGGGTTCCTCTGGTTCGTGATAGTTTCTGCCGaaacaataaagttaaacaagaaaagaaaccTGCACATTCTAGAGATGTACAATCACCCTAATAAATGATTAAAGGTAGTCAACCAGGAGCTTGACATCCTCACACAAGAACTTGACTCCTTCCCTAGAGACAATTCAAATATAGTTTTGATTGTAGATATCAATATTGTTACTTAATTCGGACAACAGAAAGagaattattgagaaaattgCTTAAATTCATTCAACATTACCAAGCTTTCACTGCCACCAATGAGTATCAATAACAGCTCATTATCTTCCTTTGATGCTATATGTACTGATCTCTAGTCTAGTGACcttcacatttaaattttgagtacaGGAATCTCAGAACATATGGGACAAATTTgcaacattaaatttaacataataaacaaaaatcccACTGAAAATTCTCACAGGCATTTCAATtcaataacttttacttttacacaACCAGTTCTAACAGTAAGTGAACTTTTACCGGCTTAGTGCCCCACTCTGCTAGGACTGTGCAGATGTAGGAGGCAGTGTTCAGTATGGCTGGTAACTGCGAGTCCAGGGGATCTTGTCTCTCTAAGTTTAGCAGCTGTGATAACCTCAACCTCAGCTCGTCAATCAATTCCAACTGGAGATCAACAAACTGCATCCTTTAACAAAGGATTAGTTGTTTATTTATCCATTTCGAGATGAACTTGTTTCAATCTTATCTTGTGGTATTTAGAAAGTATGATAGCTTTGGCGTTCAAAGTTAGAAAAGTAAACTTGTACccatggttttttattttatcaaatataatgtgATACTTAACTGTAcctttaaacattgtaatttgatttaattagtGTAACAAATAGTGTAGGTCTTGCACCATCAAAGAGAGGAAAGTGGTATCAAGACTCTTAAAGTTTTCTTCATGCTACCAATTGGCTGGTATATAATGATAAAACAACTAGTGTTTTCAGCTTGTTGAGAACTAATAAACCAGGGATCTGgtagttattttataacttacCATTATAATACACTGCTTCATAGCACTTTCAATTTAATgccaaataatatatattttaatcatgagTTACAAAGAGTAAGAAATagtaatattactataaaacatcACGCTCATTACCTGTGACCAGGCTGAGGCAGGATGCTGTACCGTTCTGTCATAGTGGACAACAGGTTTAAAAAGGCCTCAGCGGCCTCAGTGATCTTCAGTTCATCACTGCCTGTCAGCTCAGACCATGCAGTCCCGCTGCTGAGGATGTTGTCCATCTTGTCTCTTGCATCTGCAAAACGATTGGGTCTAAAGCATTGTCTAAGTGGCTGttaaatcacaaaattaaatttgtttgaaaaacagaccacaataaacaaaaatgttatggTCTGCAGTCCAACTTATCATAGTATATTATTGGAAGTATATTAAGTATAGCAGTGTGTGAATTACTAGTTGATTTAAAGTTTTCTAATTATTTGACATTGATGGTTctgtcatatttttcttagcatTAAGTACAGTAACATTTATTATgccatacatttaatttattttgtttggatttttagtttattttcataatttaaaaacttgactCATCAAAACTTGGGTTACTTTTGATGTTTAACGTATCCTCGTGGAATTCTCGTCTTTCTCAAGATTTGGATACACAAGATTATACAATTTTGAGATCAATGAGATTAAACGAGATATTGTGTGGATTTTAAGGATAATTTCTGCTAGAAAACCTCTTGTTCTCCTTTCGGAGGGAAATCATTGAACTAAAGTTAGGTTATTGAATAAATTAGACTCTGGTAAAGTTAGGACTCTGatactattttatatagttttaaatataatgactAAGAAAGTGTCCAAGTACCTTTGtggcaaatgtttgaaaaatgtttcaaagaaCAGTGTGTTATATAATGACTGTTTACAGTGGTAAATATACATAGATAACCTATCAAAGAAACAATATCAAAAAgtgaaacaaaaacaattgattGTAATAAAACCTCCtgattgtaataaaacataatatgatgaacataataaaaattcaaatgaagtTAATGAAGAGTTAATCCAGCAATTACAAGACCAGGACCtaataattaaatcattatcAGAGGACTTGCAAAAAATCGAATAAGGAGGTTAAAAGTTTAAGAGAACATACCATCCAACTTGAAAACATAGCTCTTAATACAGAAGggacaatttatattattggaaaGAGACATAAAGAAACTCAAAGACAATTGTGTTGTACAGGATAAAGTAGTTTTTAGATATTCTAGATATTAAGATCTATTCTTTGTGGGGACTTCAATCTTCAATTATTAAAAGATGACAATGATGCTAACCAATTTTTTAACTTGTGTCTCTCACATGGCCTACAAATGACTATCTGTGAACCTATGCAATGTGGAAACTGTAttgattactttttttttaaatatttgacctTTCAACATTACTTTGCTAAAGTTATTAACTGTCATATAAGTGATCATTTGGGACAGCTATTCACTGTGCAGACCAACTCAAGAAAAACTCCTattcttcaaaagaaaatatgttacatataagGCACTGTTTTAATTTCTGAATTGACAAAACTCTACCAAATTTCAAGGCTGAAAAATAATTGTGCAAACCAGTCTTCTCCATTTTATTAAACCAACATAATTGACTGAAAAAAACAGACAAATTTCTAGAAAACACTGAATGTTATGCTATTTGTACAAGAGGAAACAGATAAACCTCTATAAAAAAGCCAGGAACTGTTCTTAAGTAACTGTTTATCACAAAATGCAGCTTAGCTACTGCTGTAGTTAAAGTGTTGGAGAGAATTAATGCTATCTCAATCTAAACATGCTGGTGGCTTACTTCCCAACATTGACAATTTATTAATGCTGCCACTGACATTTATGCTCCATGTGTATCCACTTGACGAAGACCTGCGCCTGTGTGAGAACTGTAACGGCACTGGGCAAGGACTCCGGATATCCGGCGACCTCCTTCAGCTCCTTGTCGAAGCCCAGTGTCTCGTCGACCATGTGGGAGAAGTGTTCGTCCTTGTTCATGAGTGATGGCATGTCACTGTGTAGCTTGTCTACCACCAGCTCCACCAGACCTTGGGTCAGCTCCAACTGAAGATAGCACAGGTAATACAGTTTTAGACTGAAAGCaaatagaattaaatgttttgtattctaattaaaattgtactgtttCTGTTTACCTTGGCTGACATTTTAGTTCTTCTACTCTGGTTGAACACGGGCTGCACCCATTGGGTCATGAAATGTTCGTGGTCCCTTATCCAGGTCAGGACCTGGATAAAAGATAAAAGTATGTTCTGAGATTCatcattaaaattcattaattttagtatCTCTTTTTCTAAAGCAAAAGTTATATTACtatttcaacatttattattttgaatttttttgttttacttctactCAATCTTCCAATTCTGTTGCAGCATTGAAATTATTCTATTTCACAATGATAAGGTCCAATTTAGAAATTTCTCAAGTATTGAATGGAATTCATATTATGTAGATACTGATATAATGTAGAAAGAATCCAGGTACattcataaattgtttataactttataaacaaattaagaagaattaattttaattaagaagaaaatgGCACATTGAATTCTTTGTACATTACTAAAGAGGTACTAGCTgtaagtatttgaaaaattaaattttatgctcCAATATCTGTAATAATCTATCTATAAGAAAATCATCTACacagaaatgtaatatttctttcttaacggtttattaaaaaaatgaataaaaagtgctaatattttttaatgatatatttgaatttattgttcaattttaattacaacaaatactaaataataattttttaaggtaaaaatttgaaaaatcaccattttggccttttttttttttttttattgacagagtttttaaataatcaaaagttGAGGTACAactttttcacacaaaatgtacattatttaacaACACTCGTTTGAAAATGCCGGTTTTGAAGTTTTTGTTGTATGAGAACCTTGATGCAAGGAGTCCCATCACATTAAATCTGTTAGTGCAACGGTAACATGATTCTCTGCAAAAGTTGTGCAATCTCGATGAAAGCCAATCATTATGCCCACACTATGTAGAGACAAAACAGTGAACTACATAGTGTACATTATTTTGCTGTTTTCCATAAAGAACGGCATTACATTAGGTTCACAACAGATTAACTCGTCAGCGGATCTTTTAAAGTCATAAGTCAGCAAAAGCCGTAAAGGGGTTATGTGGGCCaacaagtaaaaatttatttacttttaaatacaatgaTTAGGCTATGTGATTTACTTTTtcttatgtacatatttttctcACAGCTTCAATTTTCTCATAACATTTGGTCAATGAAATTTCCCTGTAAGTTTCTAATTTTTGAGTaattaactgttaaattttataagCTCAGCGTGTGTTTATGTAAACAGCCTTCTTAGTgtacaatactaaaataactacaatagtgaaaaacttacttatttaatgaaataaaaataaacaaatgtaataccAGCTATTATTATTCTTCGGTTTGGAACCATTGTAATGTAATCAGGGTTAACAGTAGTAcgtgaataaaacaaataaattaaaatttaattacacagCATTTTATACTCTTCTTTGAAAAATACTGGAGAGATACAAACCAATTCTCACCTGCGTCATGAACCACTCTGGCCTTTCTGGTTGGTTTGTCTTCTTGTTGCCGCAGAAATGATAAATGAAACGTTTTCGTAGAGGTTTCAACATCAACGTGACTGGGAGGGAGAGTGGGGGAAAGTTCCCCAACAGTGAGGAAGTAACAGCTGGAGTAGTCAACTCTGGACTGGTATTGTGAAGGAATCTTGATCATAATTCGTGTTATAATGAAATCTAACCCTGCTACACTGCACTACCAATGACCATCATACCTACTATTTATTGAGAAATACTAAACTATACACATGGAGGGAatgtaaaaaatggttttttaataatatttttacaaataaggacTTTTGCTctttttttgttgtataaaaaacaaatgcACCTACATAAAACATATGTTGAGAAACGTCTATTTGAAAAAGTGgaacatttttgaagttttgtttatataaatctaaacaaatatttatttattcgtctACATTAATGTTGTTGCCTTCAAAATAGTTTACATTAGATATTATGCACTTGTGCCAGTGCTTCTTTCCAATCCTCAAACTCGATACTCCTTACTGACTGTGTGACCTTGTGGTAAGAATTCATGATGTCATTAAAATTGAAGAACACAGTGAGCATAACCTTCACATTCAACTGCACTTGTCGAGTCTTTTTCGGTCTTGGGGATCCAGAATGCCTACACAATGATTGAGCCTTAGTTTTCAACGCCATATCCGTAAAACCCATGTTTCTATACCTGTTATAACACGTTTCAGTAATCCTGCAAcgacaataatttaatttagtgacTCCTGAACAACTTCCATTCGCCATTGTTTAGTTTTGTTCATGTTCACGGTCATCTTTGAAACGTTTATATCACTTGTTTTACTCATAGCAGACTCACCACaggcctttgttaacatttcccacactatgttcattttatttaatttttcacacaaaatttgatacaaattatttaatccatttttttaacaaaaaaaaaattgctgagttcataaaacacattttaccttAGCAGTTGcaactgaaaaatataaacaataaatacagcTAGAAATTCTATTATATTTCTGGAGCATGAGTTTCAACATAGCAAAAATAAATCTTGACAATCCAAATGtggaaacttaaaattttccattactttttgaacacacttCGTATATGGATGAAATTTCATTGCATATAGTATACAAGATATGTAAACTGATTgtcataacaagaaaaataaataaatacacataaaattcataaagaaaattaaagacagtttcaacaataaaatttaatcaaacaaattgttacattttttagaaaatcagTGGTTGTTATTTCAACctaaaaatgactttattttaataaatctaaggGAGAAGAGAATTACAAATGGGCAAGCCTATTGTTGCAAGTATCTATAATAAGAGTCCATTGAGAACATAAACAACAatcaaaatatatcttaaaactaCTCAGTCTACTTCAACTGGCACTCCAGACAACAGGTTTTGACTTGGTTGAAAAGGATACGGAAGCTGGATTTCGAGCAGATGTTTGACTATGAGCTGGAACCGGTTCATACAATCTGGTGGTGGTGTAGTGAGTACAGTGCTGCTGACTACAGGCCAGCCTGCAGTCTTCAACACTTCCTCCAACTGTCTGGTACAGAACACACGGTCTCAATAATTAgacagcaaacaaatatttttattttgttttgcatttggaagttacaacaattttaagtttgtatgttttaaatccaatttttgggaacaattaatatttgtcattatcttatatttaacattgttctaaaaacaaatgtaagtgaaaaaatgtattcataatattacattttacacttttttacaataaaaaatatacataaaatacgtattataaatCAAATGTAGTTATGATTTCTTAAATCAagatttattaatgtaatgaacaCCAAATTTAAGCAATGTTTCTACACTATTTAAGAAATCTAGCATAATTGGAATTATTGGATAATTCCATTTTTGGCCTCTTTAGgttttttcacaaaaatgttttcatttattcataaaataataaatatgattcaaCAATACAAGGATTACCTACTTCTGAACAAACACTTTGAACTTagtcaataataaaatcaatagaaCAGTAAACAATAAAACCTTCACCAAAAAAAGACTGAAAAAGTGCAAAACAAGACAAGGCAATAAAACtataatgaataaattgaaaaataaatcaggCATTAATTAATCACAACAGCTGAAATAGGCAATACATAACTTATCATGTACCAAAAAGAGTACGACCAAAAAGTCTTACTTTACAGTTCCAAACTGTTATTCagtggaaaaaaaacaatatttaaaatatatacaacataataCACCAAGGCTACGGGGAAAGCCCaatttttaggtaaatttataattcattaatgaAGAATTGATTACTTTCAATAAACTATTTGTAGTTGTTCATATGGCATCATATTTATAATGTACCTGTTAATAATATTCAATCTGTTTAGATGagatacttataaatattacactGCATGAAGTCATACCATAGTGTTACTAAAATTGCATCATCGTATAATGGCCCATtgcaaaatttggtttaaatCTGTGGTACATGTATTTTTCACAGTAGTTGTGtcccaaaagtaatattttattttgttcttttttgtaactTTGGGTTTGAAGGATTGAatcaaaatatgaataatatattaataagaaatctATAATACAATTAAGTCATGGATGTACAAAGACTAATGGGAAATAACTGTAAAAAGGTATTGTAGCTATAATAGGTAAAAGGTAGAAGGACATACACTAAACTGACTAAATATATACAACGCTTCAGAATAGGGACGTGttcttattgaaaaaaaatggCAGACAAACATTTTGATCACAAAATGTTCATACAATTTCTGTCACAAACAGATTCTCCATACTTccctaaaaaaaattgaaggtcCCCAAAGcagtttttaaaagattgttCAAATGATAAATTTTGCTACTTACGCTGAAAACCTATCTTTCAACACATTATGCCAGTGATGAAGCGTGTCACTCAGATAGGTGGTAAGATGGCTGCATTTGGAGGTATGAAGGCGAGCACACATTTCACACAGGACACCGAATTCCGCTATTGCTTCTGCCTCACTTCGTGACGCCAAGTACATTTCCATATTAGAACTGGAACAGAAAATAATCCATtgaaaagaatttgttggtaagaattttgttgatgaaataaacaaagtagttttatctattatttttaaattgtgaactTTTGAAACCATCTAAcgcattattgttttattttctttattgaattattgttatttcattttcattttcattagtGGTATTTACTCCAGCACTGTATCTGTAATGTTGTGATGCAGCAACGCATGCCTGATGCAGACTTGAGTATCAACACTTGATCTATCTGAAATATAGCCGTCTTCTTCATCTCAGACAATTTCATGGCATATCAAGCTgatatttataaatctattttctttaagaagattttatatgaaagtatttaaaaaattgtctgaGTTAAGGTTTGTGTACATTGGGGCAAGAACTTTTCCTTTCTTGCACTGACTTATAATCTTCAGTTTGTCGTAATTCCTTTGGCATCTCAAAACACTTGTGGTGAAAATCATCTCCATGAAATAACATCTTGATGGCTAACTTGAATGCGACCGCTGATCTCTAAAAACAGGACCCAAAGCACTCTAATTTGGACTAATTTCTTTTGGTGGAGTAATAAAAGAGTATATTTGAAAAGAGTGTACAGTTTTCGTTGTAAGAGAGTGTGCCTTCATATCCCTCCTTATTAGCATATCTTCTTGAGAGATGGTATAACTATCACGAATTTAATGTTATCTTTAGCAATGACTGTCCCGCAGTGAAGCAACGAGGTCAGATTAGTATATTATTCTGATTGTGATAAACTCCCCATTACCTTTTTTACAAGAGCTGCTAAGCTTTTAGATTTTCTCCTATTCCTCCACAATATGTaactgagtgttagtgaagctcaagaacaaattgagataccgtataaacttgaaatttagtaGTCTATgtaaattcatttctatataggcaataaCGAATTCAATGTTGGTAAACATCCCTCCAAGGAATTTGGCTGTGTTAGTTTCAAAACTCAGCTGGTAAACTTTATCTTGTATTTGTTTTTCTGTCTATCCACAGGATCACTCAGAAACAAAttgagctatatacttgaaattatgAATGAGTCATCGATTTTGATAATCGGGCAAGTCGTTAATTCTATAATTAGTGCAGCCTGTTATGTGACACACTTGGACTAGCATACTTCTACTTTGAAGTTTCAAAAGCatgtgaaaacaaaaacaatttttgttctgTAAAGTTGTTGAAACAACTTATTAGTGctgaaacaaagaaattatttatgaaaatctaagcaaagtaattaaatgttataacaactGGACAATTCCATCAAAAAAccatataaactataaacaatttGATAGTGTCTCATTATGATACATACTCCAATATTGTTTAAACAGGATCTCTTAGTAGGGACTAATTAGCTGGTATGCAAAATTGCAATTATATACACCAGGGCAACTCATGATAAGCTTGAATTAGTTTAATTGTAATGATGTAATACTGTATAGTAGGCCTACTAATATAACCTACCTCAGATCTTGAAATGGAGCGTACACATCGCAGATAAGAGACCCCTTGTGTTCTAACTgttgtattttcttaattttcatctGCAGTTCACTAAATGTTTTACTACTACTGGTATCTTTTTCCTTGACAGTGGcacatagtttattaaaattttctgtaatcTCATCAACTGTGTGAGATATGCCATCGACTTCATGGACAGCAATCAGGTGAAGAAACATTTTCACGTGCTTTCactatctgaaataaaaaatgtaaaggtaaGCAAAGAATTCTAACGGATAATGAAAGGCTCTAAAGGATGACCATAGTCAAAACAATACAGAATACAACCATGTATGCTATATACAgcatttgtgtatatatatattatttaaggaGGTAAAATATCAAGtagaacatttaaaagaaaactagcTTTTTTCACATGGAGCAACATTTCACTGGTCTACACTTACACTGTGAGTCAGTGAAAGtgatgtaatatttgtatcttaatTAAACGTGTTAGCTACTAGTACTGGTAACTTGGCACAAACGAGGTTGAGATGTATGGCAATGAACGATGTTTTGACTTCTATCACACACAAAGAAGCTTGTGTAAGCTATGGAATGAGGAAAGGCATGTATTGATTCATATACTTCTTCTACATTCtactaatatttgtttgtaataaaagtgtttatacaatacttaaatatttgtttttactgtgGTGGACTAAGTACGCCACACAGCACTGCACCGCACCGCTCTGTGCAGGACAATAATTTAGACAGATGCCGGAAAAATGCAGTGTAAGAATGTAATATTATCTGCTAACTTGTGATTTTTAagcataataaactaaaatatcaataactgAGAAAAAATcgtgagttttaattttgttccttatAGAGTAGCCTATATCATTGGCCAGTTTTGCTGCACTGAATGTGTTTAAAACATAacttcatacaattttaaataataataagtaaactagtgcaaaaaatattttgggtagggtacgataagcggacccggttttttatattgaaattggcaaacgatattactcaattataaccatcgatataatcaattgatactaattaattattttgaacaattaacttaaataatctatatcaacagctgtaaacactttcaaataatacacgtaaggtaatatttcaattttacataagtaacatttgattattaagaatggcagtcaattttagaaaactacacgacattgttttgaaagatgatattacataaataaaatatattgttttttgtagcttcaacatgttggactcttactgaaaaccccattatgtgaaatttgtgggaaagaaacaactgtaactgtgagaggagcaaatatggtcgtcttcagttttcctaatttttgttataataacttgtttgatcactgtaaatattaaattcatattttaatttaaaacatatgattgttattgaggactatagatacttttatatcgattgacagtctaggatttgagatgcgaatattaggtatcgaagactgCAATCTTCGAtttaaaaaccgggtccgcttatcgtaccctgccccaacattgctttgaaagatgataagacatgtttttcgtggcttcaacatgtatgactcgtaccgaaaaacccattatgtgaaatttgtgggaaagaaacaaatgtaactgtgagaggaacaAATATAGTCGTcttcagtttttctaattttggttataataatttgtttgatcactgttaatattaaattcacattttaatttaaaacatatgtttgttgttgcagactacagatacttttatatcgtttgacagtctaggatttgagatacgaatattaggtacggatgattacattcttcgatataaaaaactgggtccacttatcgtaccctacccaaaattTCCATCTACTATTGTATGTATAgtcggtatcaatttacaatatcgtgaccatggaaa
Encoded here:
- the LOC124374794 gene encoding RAD50-interacting protein 1-like, with protein sequence MKIKKIQQLEHKGSLICDVYAPFQDLSSNMEMYLASRSEAEAIAEFGVLCEMCARLHTSKCSHLTTYLSDTLHHWHNVLKDRFSAQLEEVLKTAGWPVVSSTVLTTPPPDCMNRFQLIVKHLLEIQLPPELTTPAVTSSLLGNFPPLSLPVTLMLKPLRKRFIYHFCGNKKTNQPERPEWFMTQVLTWIRDHEHFMTQWVQPVFNQSRRTKMSAKLELTQGLVELVVDKLHSDMPSLMNKDEHFSHMVDETLGFDKELKEVAGYPESLPSAVTVLTQAQVFVKWIHMEHKYARDKMDNILSSGTAWSELTGSDELKITEAAEAFLNLLSTMTERYSILPQPGHRMQFVDLQLELIDELRLRLSQLLNLERQDPLDSQLPAILNTASYICTVLAEWGTKPHYLMLQHYKTQVQSVGGELSAMEAASLRQ